A genomic segment from Saprospiraceae bacterium encodes:
- the brxC gene encoding BREX system P-loop protein BrxC → MAIKTLFGKDKDIYRGIEKVVTFGNASEEHLHNEISEYVVTERLRDNFEKILDALSSGLTHGTHEVGIWVSGFYGSGKSSFAKYLGFALDKSITVKGQSFTDRLANRINSSPISQLFKSIIATHNPAIVLLDCATEQIKGGTLPPILELLIAKVNQMAGYSTDSRLSYLEMMLERDGNKERFVKKVKDDYSKDWDDIKVNSILEANAIAGKIATEIYPNIWEDAKSFKTTRIDDSRTDRQKVTDLIETIKKVTGKENVLFIVDEVGQYIAAKDGLILSLQGTLENLKDIGQGKTWFLGTAQQTLTEDNPNARLNSDKLYKLNARFPISADIEASDIKEICTQRLLGKSSDAAKELKALYKQHGERLKHFSNLEHCEKTMYVKDSLDEKLFIDLYPFLPQHFEIIISLLGRLAKITGGVGLRSAIKVIQDVLTDNLPSEASPLAEQRVGTLATTYHIYDVLKADIQKSYSHVVSAVSKIVNLTGDSSDESKVAKSIGVLQLLDDFHLSAKNVAALMNPSVSDEGTHDKVFQIIEGLKSMPGCTLNEIDGQLRFMTEAITKIEVEKEKMQVSSSDIRKVYEGLLRDIFSPVPSARIENTKTIKTGINLNQDMRVFKILEPNEEIQTDIIFASNTSYDYKKEEISRASTEITNRSRLYQIGKLEQNIDNDLIEIVKCEGIYSTRNRYDDKESNDYLNSQDQRAKELKAKVLRILIQSLEKGEYIYKGVTKPTKSFGEKLREASNKKIKQVAEIVFDKYAYASISVPAGDAERLLKYPEIKNLPTSLNHYDLVKSDGRIHLSHRAIQAIREYIQREEHTEGRHLLDHFADAPFGWSKDTTRYLVAIMFMASEVKLRIAGEDIKVKGPSSIEALKNVNGFKGIGISLHDEDDKPTMAQLSLSVKRLAELTGVTVAPLQDKVAEVVRKYFPSFQTEYAGVRTELENLNLPGVEKAIGVQDGIKAILQGEGSEAARRLGKDDSSLFNDLLWIKKVHSSLSSGMKRTFKKAQTLKSDIESLPDSGLPLDLKKDCASFFESIEDILQDENFVDRLADLNDAISSIENECADYCQKLLVAENNSIDRRIHEIKSGADWSKLDSEQQEELDSRLSGLILSDKQGIDGIKDILNSNYGVNNNLSSVNEQIVEYIKSSGPGDAPKNKKVSLSKHSKIIQTEQELDAIINEMERIRPELKDNNTVQIDW, encoded by the coding sequence ATGGCCATTAAAACACTTTTTGGAAAAGACAAAGACATCTATCGAGGTATAGAAAAGGTGGTGACATTTGGAAATGCTTCTGAGGAACATTTACACAATGAAATATCGGAGTATGTTGTTACTGAAAGATTACGAGATAATTTTGAAAAAATACTCGATGCCCTTTCAAGTGGGTTGACTCATGGAACACATGAAGTGGGTATTTGGGTCTCTGGGTTCTATGGATCGGGTAAGAGTTCATTTGCCAAATACCTTGGGTTTGCTTTAGATAAAAGTATAACCGTCAAAGGTCAAAGCTTTACGGATCGATTGGCTAATAGAATCAACTCAAGCCCAATCTCTCAGTTGTTTAAATCTATAATTGCTACCCATAATCCGGCAATTGTTCTTTTGGATTGTGCGACAGAACAGATCAAAGGAGGAACACTGCCTCCTATTCTGGAACTCCTAATTGCCAAGGTGAATCAGATGGCTGGTTATTCTACGGATAGCAGGCTTTCTTATTTGGAAATGATGCTGGAAAGAGATGGCAATAAGGAACGATTTGTAAAAAAAGTGAAAGATGATTACTCAAAAGATTGGGATGATATAAAAGTTAATAGCATTCTGGAAGCAAATGCAATTGCAGGTAAAATTGCGACTGAAATTTATCCTAATATTTGGGAGGATGCAAAGTCTTTCAAGACGACAAGAATAGATGACTCCAGAACAGATAGACAAAAAGTTACGGACCTCATTGAAACCATTAAAAAAGTTACGGGCAAAGAGAATGTATTGTTTATAGTGGATGAGGTGGGACAGTATATTGCAGCTAAAGATGGCCTAATATTATCGCTTCAGGGCACTTTAGAGAACCTTAAAGATATTGGCCAGGGTAAAACTTGGTTTTTGGGCACTGCTCAGCAAACATTAACAGAGGACAATCCCAATGCCAGGTTAAACTCTGACAAGCTTTATAAGTTAAATGCCAGGTTCCCAATTTCTGCGGATATCGAAGCTTCTGATATCAAGGAAATCTGTACCCAAAGATTACTCGGCAAGTCTAGTGATGCAGCTAAAGAATTGAAGGCCTTATACAAGCAGCATGGTGAAAGGCTAAAGCATTTTTCAAATCTTGAGCATTGCGAAAAAACAATGTATGTCAAAGACAGCTTAGACGAAAAGCTTTTCATCGATCTTTATCCTTTTCTACCACAGCATTTTGAAATCATTATTTCCTTACTTGGAAGATTAGCGAAAATTACGGGAGGGGTGGGTCTAAGGTCAGCTATTAAGGTGATCCAAGATGTACTTACTGATAACCTGCCGTCAGAAGCTAGTCCATTAGCAGAGCAAAGGGTGGGTACACTTGCAACAACTTATCATATCTATGATGTACTCAAAGCTGATATCCAAAAGTCCTATAGCCATGTCGTTTCGGCAGTATCCAAAATTGTTAACCTAACAGGAGACTCAAGCGACGAATCCAAGGTGGCGAAGTCAATCGGTGTATTGCAATTGTTAGATGATTTTCATTTGTCTGCTAAAAATGTAGCGGCATTAATGAATCCATCTGTTTCTGATGAAGGTACTCATGATAAGGTATTTCAGATAATTGAAGGCTTAAAAAGTATGCCTGGTTGTACCCTGAATGAAATAGACGGGCAACTTCGCTTTATGACGGAGGCCATTACGAAAATTGAGGTTGAAAAGGAGAAAATGCAGGTATCTTCCTCCGATATTCGTAAAGTCTATGAAGGATTGTTACGGGATATTTTCTCGCCTGTTCCCTCTGCAAGGATTGAAAATACAAAGACCATAAAGACTGGAATCAATTTAAATCAGGACATGAGGGTGTTTAAAATATTGGAACCTAACGAAGAAATTCAAACGGATATCATTTTCGCCTCCAATACTTCCTACGATTATAAAAAAGAAGAGATTTCAAGAGCTAGTACAGAAATAACTAACCGATCAAGATTGTATCAGATTGGAAAATTAGAACAGAATATCGACAATGACCTCATCGAAATAGTAAAATGTGAAGGAATTTATAGTACAAGGAACAGATATGATGATAAAGAAAGTAATGACTACCTCAATAGCCAAGACCAGCGAGCTAAAGAGCTAAAAGCAAAAGTCCTCCGTATTTTGATTCAGTCACTGGAGAAAGGGGAATACATCTACAAAGGGGTAACAAAACCCACAAAATCTTTCGGTGAAAAACTTAGAGAAGCCAGCAACAAAAAAATTAAACAAGTAGCAGAAATTGTATTTGATAAGTATGCATATGCAAGTATTAGTGTACCTGCCGGAGATGCCGAAAGGCTATTGAAGTATCCTGAAATCAAGAATCTCCCAACTTCACTTAATCATTATGACCTGGTCAAATCAGATGGTAGGATTCATTTATCTCATCGGGCTATTCAAGCAATAAGAGAATACATCCAAAGAGAGGAACATACGGAAGGACGCCATTTATTAGATCATTTCGCTGATGCTCCTTTTGGGTGGAGTAAGGATACGACAAGATATTTGGTGGCCATTATGTTCATGGCATCTGAGGTTAAACTTCGGATAGCAGGAGAAGACATCAAAGTAAAAGGTCCCAGTTCGATAGAGGCATTAAAAAATGTAAATGGGTTTAAAGGAATAGGAATATCTCTTCATGATGAAGATGACAAACCTACCATGGCTCAGTTAAGCTTATCAGTAAAAAGATTAGCAGAACTAACAGGGGTAACAGTAGCCCCTTTGCAGGATAAGGTCGCTGAAGTCGTAAGGAAATATTTTCCTAGTTTTCAAACAGAGTATGCTGGAGTCAGAACAGAACTAGAAAACCTAAACCTACCTGGTGTAGAAAAGGCAATAGGGGTACAAGATGGAATCAAAGCCATTCTGCAAGGAGAAGGCTCTGAGGCCGCAAGACGATTAGGGAAGGATGACTCTAGTTTATTTAATGACCTGTTATGGATAAAAAAGGTGCATAGCTCTCTTTCCTCTGGCATGAAACGCACTTTTAAAAAGGCTCAAACACTTAAATCAGATATAGAATCCTTACCTGACTCTGGTTTGCCCCTGGATCTTAAAAAAGATTGTGCCTCCTTCTTCGAATCTATCGAAGACATCCTGCAAGACGAAAATTTTGTGGATCGTTTAGCTGACCTCAATGATGCTATTAGTAGTATTGAAAACGAATGTGCCGACTACTGTCAAAAATTATTAGTAGCGGAGAATAATAGCATTGATCGAAGAATACACGAAATTAAAAGCGGGGCAGATTGGAGCAAACTGGATTCGGAGCAGCAAGAAGAACTAGATAGCAGACTCAGTGGATTAATACTTTCCGACAAACAAGGAATTGATGGAATTAAAGACATTCTAAACTCCAATTATGGTGTAAATAACAATTTGTCTTCGGTTAATGAACAAATTGTCGAATATATAAAATCATCTGGGCCTGGAGATGCCCCCAAAAATAAAAAAGTAAGCTTGTCCAAACATTCCAAAATTATACAAACAGAACAAGAGTTGGATGCCATCATTAACGAGATGGAAAGAATCAGGCCTGAGCTGAAAGATAATAACACCGTACAAATAGACTGGTAG
- a CDS encoding SUMF1/EgtB/PvdO family nonheme iron enzyme translates to MDNLSLVIHFMAPHFISGSDVLADQEFEAVQKYIRQPDIFYIHKQVVYADLWEKTTDPLKPDLLHIVAHGDNGQLLTADAYLQSLKVDAHVLAKDLKSNLGSHIKYIYLGMCDSVALARELAEQGYTVLCFEGKVVPERGVFFAETFYKFFLQAKKDFYAAFTAAKNSWKANGYHEKGVVPRFYCAASAYTPQFVWDVRHYKAFLEKLRGGKQPQLVETLFEELKLDASILQPWNLPVVYRYLKDKQALFLFRDRAETYFLGNRHAYTPTFMDIEEGLLKAYIKPSQPNKTQKYTAIAETDLEYARQGLIGKKTLTKKGLSKLAKELVLPLGLDFERTKAHLMRENPVLQVGVLSDDANSSAMSPEAFVVWMIKHKKKFFVIEGAAGTGKTTFLTDTVRAHFRHLTKQKVFIARFSHVDELRAQLEEWEKDAIENILVLDALDELYDDGNAIFGILTKKNNPVRAFSKVVLSFRDTFLNANQSLKKAIDEEDWTLLRMAPLQFTHVQNYLRECFPPKMQEEYGAALRYVKAGDTLPPVLQEGVTAFLLYHIQFLLEEPPKDGPLTYWDVMNQLVNKIMEKGSPLDGRKNPVLKQKLLAFFMDKVWQVYLTIGENKPFVFALGQQDFEDLEMDERLLRNFSLLSKIENETGIHYTFSHSHFKDYFLALLIFEGRIPEVGFDKGKFPDAYRLYQDYCWKQIAPGGTYRYDWHPVVASGLPCFAFQVMVHKHGGELPLKYPSVSKYFRAAFEDWHPQTWEQAKTLAAGLAEGQDIRVELENIQQHYLVEVTANELAQVVDFGTKAFRHPLYRDVFAFLYHQERGREEVLAFLDESDFGWLFRHEWNWLAYGEQTEVYSLVYEVKDNGSVYGILEKAIGVNDFTDFDQEIYAALQTPTMLERYYEKATSLHVQVHATTLAAHLLNGIPFPEQFVALSIGGKTALEGDWDLSTFENLKILNLSNVDIRQLRIAKCPPLLETIIHPQADLLPIADTPEMERLTCYMAGHWTEQVPDTPLPPELVKVEGGAPFEMGEGWFEATQAFMKEYYKKEIPESDRSQYPTYMAAVDTFYMAKYPVTVREFARFVKAKPYPTRAERFGFAFAVHDYEEKRDNQIIKMYVDYLLPGLHWRHSVWSDGLLDEDSADLPVVYISYEDAEAYAKWLTDTIGNGGVYRLPTEAEWEYAAKGGSLTEGYRYAGSNNIDEVAQYIAKEPMGLRPVGAAHLAEMGKANELGLYDMSGNVLEWCRDWYEHDYYAQCKAAELVPNPIGPESGAYRVVRGGSWGNFAEGCRSACRDRGYPDYRCYNIGFRLVFVP, encoded by the coding sequence ATGGACAACCTATCCCTCGTAATCCATTTCATGGCCCCCCACTTCATAAGCGGTAGCGATGTGCTGGCAGACCAGGAGTTTGAGGCCGTACAAAAATACATCCGTCAGCCCGATATCTTTTACATCCATAAGCAGGTGGTGTATGCTGATCTTTGGGAGAAGACCACTGATCCCTTGAAGCCCGACCTGCTGCACATCGTGGCGCATGGAGACAATGGCCAACTGCTGACAGCCGATGCCTATTTGCAAAGCCTAAAGGTAGATGCGCACGTACTTGCAAAGGATCTGAAGTCGAATTTGGGCAGTCACATCAAGTACATCTATCTGGGGATGTGCGACTCGGTAGCGTTGGCCCGGGAACTTGCCGAACAGGGATACACGGTGCTTTGCTTTGAGGGTAAGGTCGTACCCGAACGAGGCGTATTCTTTGCCGAAACGTTCTACAAGTTCTTCCTGCAAGCAAAGAAGGACTTTTACGCTGCCTTTACCGCTGCGAAGAACTCCTGGAAGGCCAACGGCTACCATGAGAAAGGCGTGGTGCCTCGTTTCTACTGTGCAGCATCAGCCTATACCCCACAGTTTGTGTGGGATGTAAGGCATTACAAGGCATTTTTGGAGAAGCTCCGGGGGGGCAAACAGCCACAGTTGGTGGAGACCTTGTTCGAAGAGCTGAAACTTGACGCAAGCATACTGCAACCGTGGAACCTGCCTGTAGTGTATCGCTATCTAAAAGATAAACAGGCGCTTTTCCTTTTTAGAGATAGGGCGGAAACCTACTTCTTAGGCAATCGGCATGCCTATACCCCCACCTTTATGGATATAGAAGAAGGATTGCTGAAAGCCTATATAAAGCCGTCCCAACCCAATAAAACACAAAAATATACCGCTATAGCCGAGACAGATTTGGAATACGCCCGGCAGGGTTTGATAGGAAAGAAAACCCTGACCAAAAAGGGTCTGAGCAAGCTAGCAAAGGAACTGGTGCTGCCCTTGGGGCTGGATTTTGAGCGCACTAAAGCCCACCTGATGCGCGAAAACCCCGTGCTGCAGGTGGGCGTATTGTCCGACGATGCGAACAGCTCGGCCATGTCGCCCGAAGCCTTTGTCGTGTGGATGATCAAACACAAGAAAAAGTTTTTCGTAATAGAAGGGGCAGCAGGTACGGGGAAGACGACCTTTCTGACGGACACGGTGAGGGCGCACTTCCGGCACCTCACCAAGCAAAAGGTGTTTATCGCCCGCTTCAGCCATGTAGACGAGTTGCGGGCACAACTGGAGGAGTGGGAAAAGGATGCCATCGAGAACATCCTGGTGCTGGATGCGCTGGACGAACTATACGATGACGGCAACGCCATCTTCGGTATTCTCACCAAAAAGAACAACCCCGTGCGTGCTTTTTCCAAAGTAGTACTGAGCTTTCGGGACACTTTCCTCAATGCCAACCAGTCCTTGAAAAAGGCAATAGACGAGGAAGACTGGACGCTACTGCGTATGGCGCCGCTCCAATTCACCCATGTGCAAAACTACCTACGGGAATGCTTCCCACCCAAGATGCAGGAAGAATACGGTGCAGCACTCCGCTACGTGAAGGCAGGCGATACCCTGCCACCCGTGCTACAGGAAGGCGTGACAGCCTTCCTGCTATACCATATCCAATTTCTGTTGGAGGAGCCGCCCAAAGACGGCCCGCTGACCTACTGGGACGTGATGAACCAACTGGTGAATAAAATCATGGAGAAGGGCAGTCCCTTGGACGGGCGCAAAAATCCGGTGCTTAAGCAGAAGCTGTTGGCCTTTTTTATGGACAAGGTATGGCAGGTATACCTAACTATCGGAGAGAACAAGCCGTTTGTCTTTGCGCTTGGGCAACAAGACTTTGAAGACCTTGAGATGGACGAGCGGCTACTGCGCAACTTTTCCTTACTGTCAAAAATTGAAAATGAAACTGGGATACATTATACCTTCAGCCACAGCCACTTCAAAGACTATTTCCTGGCGCTGCTAATTTTTGAAGGGCGCATCCCGGAGGTGGGCTTTGACAAGGGCAAGTTCCCCGATGCCTATCGCTTGTACCAGGACTACTGTTGGAAACAAATAGCACCCGGAGGAACCTACCGCTACGACTGGCATCCCGTAGTAGCCAGCGGCCTGCCCTGTTTCGCCTTTCAGGTGATGGTGCACAAGCACGGCGGCGAACTGCCACTGAAGTATCCGTCGGTCAGCAAATACTTTCGAGCGGCGTTCGAAGACTGGCATCCACAAACCTGGGAGCAAGCCAAAACGCTGGCTGCCGGCCTGGCGGAAGGGCAGGACATCAGGGTGGAGTTGGAGAATATACAGCAGCACTACCTTGTGGAGGTCACCGCCAATGAGTTGGCCCAGGTAGTGGACTTTGGCACCAAAGCCTTTCGACACCCGCTGTACCGCGATGTTTTCGCTTTCCTATACCATCAGGAGCGGGGGCGCGAGGAAGTGCTGGCCTTCTTGGACGAAAGCGATTTCGGCTGGCTATTCCGCCACGAGTGGAACTGGTTGGCGTATGGGGAGCAGACGGAAGTTTATTCCTTGGTGTATGAGGTGAAAGACAATGGTTCGGTATACGGTATTTTGGAAAAGGCCATTGGCGTAAATGACTTCACCGACTTCGACCAGGAGATATATGCCGCCCTGCAAACCCCCACCATGCTGGAACGATACTACGAGAAGGCTACCAGCTTGCATGTGCAAGTACACGCTACTACCTTGGCGGCCCACCTGCTGAATGGCATCCCCTTCCCCGAGCAATTTGTTGCCCTGAGCATAGGCGGTAAAACGGCACTGGAGGGAGACTGGGATTTGAGCACATTTGAAAATTTGAAAATCCTCAACTTATCCAACGTAGACATCAGACAACTGCGCATCGCGAAATGCCCACCGCTGCTGGAAACCATCATACATCCCCAAGCAGACCTCTTGCCCATAGCCGATACCCCCGAGATGGAACGCCTGACATGCTATATGGCAGGGCACTGGACCGAACAAGTACCCGATACCCCTTTGCCACCTGAATTGGTGAAAGTAGAAGGCGGCGCCCCGTTTGAGATGGGAGAAGGATGGTTTGAGGCCACGCAGGCTTTCATGAAAGAATATTATAAAAAAGAAATCCCGGAATCGGATCGCAGCCAGTATCCTACCTATATGGCAGCGGTAGACACTTTTTATATGGCCAAATACCCAGTGACAGTGCGCGAGTTTGCCCGTTTCGTCAAGGCTAAGCCCTATCCCACGCGAGCGGAGCGATTCGGTTTCGCTTTTGCCGTCCACGATTATGAAGAAAAGCGGGATAACCAAATCATCAAAATGTATGTAGACTACCTGCTGCCTGGCTTGCACTGGCGGCATTCGGTGTGGAGCGATGGATTACTGGACGAAGATTCTGCTGACCTGCCCGTGGTCTATATCAGTTACGAGGACGCGGAGGCCTACGCCAAATGGCTCACGGATACGATAGGTAATGGTGGTGTGTATCGACTGCCTACCGAGGCTGAGTGGGAATACGCAGCTAAAGGCGGTAGCCTGACGGAAGGCTACCGCTACGCCGGCAGCAACAATATTGACGAAGTGGCCCAGTACATTGCAAAAGAGCCCATGGGCCTGAGGCCGGTAGGTGCGGCACACCTGGCCGAAATGGGTAAAGCCAACGAACTGGGGCTGTACGATATGAGTGGCAATGTGTTGGAATGGTGTCGGGATTGGTATGAACATGATTACTACGCCCAATGCAAAGCAGCGGAATTGGTACCAAACCCCATCGGGCCAGAAAGTGGTGCGTACCGGGTGGTCCGCGGCGGGTCGTGGGGCAACTTTGCGGAGGGCTGCCGGTCGGCGTGCCGCGATAGGGGCTACCCCGACTATCGCTGCTACAATATTGGCTTCCGCTTGGTGTTCGTCCCGTAG
- a CDS encoding IS5 family transposase: MAKVISKGAKNQETAEKKKYRVKNWSSYNQALVGRGNITLWFDESLAQVWHHDGPDQQGAQFVYSDECILALLELKAVFRLGYRQLQGFTNSLLRLLRLDLSAPSYSQICRRAQQLDVDIKAAKSTGPMYIVFDSTGLKVFGEGEWKVRKHGYNKRRTWRKLHLGVDESTGFIHAQVLTKNGEGDGDSQQFADLLEQVQSPVDRVSGDGAYDSFDIWDLLIIKDIEGHIPPQENAVYKVDSQGNPMDHPRNHILDQIAEKGIKQWKQDSGYHRRSLSETTMFRFKAIYGPELYSRNLSSQKVEAAVKIRCLNKMTAQGMPISKVI; encoded by the coding sequence ATGGCAAAAGTAATATCAAAAGGGGCTAAGAATCAAGAGACGGCAGAAAAAAAGAAGTATCGAGTAAAGAATTGGAGTAGCTATAACCAAGCTTTGGTAGGGCGAGGCAACATTACCCTATGGTTTGATGAAAGTTTAGCCCAAGTATGGCATCATGATGGACCAGATCAGCAAGGCGCCCAATTTGTGTACTCAGATGAATGTATATTAGCTTTGTTGGAATTGAAGGCTGTCTTTAGATTAGGTTATCGTCAATTACAGGGTTTTACGAATTCCTTATTGCGATTACTTAGGCTTGATTTATCGGCTCCTAGCTATAGTCAAATATGTCGAAGAGCCCAGCAATTAGATGTAGATATTAAGGCTGCTAAATCAACTGGGCCGATGTATATCGTATTTGATTCTACGGGCTTGAAGGTGTTTGGAGAAGGAGAATGGAAGGTTCGTAAACATGGCTATAATAAACGACGAACTTGGCGTAAGCTGCATTTGGGAGTGGATGAATCCACTGGCTTTATTCATGCACAGGTACTGACAAAAAATGGAGAAGGAGATGGTGATTCTCAACAGTTCGCCGATCTACTGGAGCAAGTACAAAGTCCAGTAGATAGAGTAAGTGGGGATGGAGCCTATGACAGCTTTGATATCTGGGATTTATTGATAATTAAGGACATTGAGGGACATATCCCTCCACAAGAAAATGCTGTGTATAAAGTAGATTCTCAGGGTAACCCGATGGACCATCCACGTAATCACATTCTAGATCAAATTGCGGAAAAGGGGATAAAGCAATGGAAACAGGATAGTGGGTATCATCGTAGAAGTCTCTCTGAAACGACTATGTTTAGGTTCAAGGCCATTTATGGCCCAGAATTATACTCTAGAAACCTCAGCAGTCAGAAAGTCGAAGCAGCCGTCAAAATTAGATGTTTGAATAAAATGACAGCCCAAGGTATGCCTATTTCAAAAGTTATTTGA
- a CDS encoding DUF1819 family protein, with protein MEITDQRIYNSNLIKGPGLIQETLVLLEAYNPEENSLAFQKRVVSTGILSKSTDNRVVDIVRNVFTDRFLGYKIDVPVFIKGMRDNHVSIDVITQLFFLYACRANPILGDFVREVFFPLTLKSFAKLQSSDPKNFIKDALSDGRIPISWSESTINKVSRNIMTSLKDFHLIEKDKTILPYRIIDLSANYLVHELHFRGFSDNDIWKHKDWELFGLDPGEVIKTIERISFYGSFIFQFSGEILKLSWKNSSIEEFISNECRQ; from the coding sequence ATGGAAATTACAGATCAGCGAATATATAACTCTAATTTGATAAAGGGCCCCGGGCTTATTCAAGAAACCCTGGTTCTACTAGAGGCGTACAATCCTGAAGAAAACAGCTTAGCCTTTCAGAAAAGAGTCGTTTCTACTGGAATCTTATCTAAAAGTACAGATAATAGGGTTGTAGACATTGTCAGAAACGTATTTACAGACCGCTTTTTAGGATATAAAATTGATGTCCCCGTATTCATTAAAGGTATGAGAGACAATCATGTGAGTATTGACGTAATCACTCAATTGTTTTTTCTCTACGCATGCAGGGCTAATCCAATACTTGGGGATTTTGTCAGAGAAGTTTTTTTTCCTCTTACCTTGAAGTCATTTGCAAAGTTACAATCCTCTGATCCCAAAAACTTTATTAAAGATGCTCTGTCAGATGGACGTATACCTATCAGTTGGTCTGAATCAACAATCAATAAGGTTTCTAGGAACATTATGACTAGTTTGAAAGACTTTCATCTTATTGAAAAGGATAAGACCATTTTACCTTACAGAATTATTGACCTCTCAGCCAATTATCTAGTACACGAACTACATTTCAGAGGCTTTAGCGATAATGATATTTGGAAACACAAAGACTGGGAGTTATTTGGCTTAGACCCCGGAGAAGTAATTAAAACTATTGAAAGGATCTCATTCTATGGTTCTTTTATTTTTCAGTTTTCAGGTGAGATACTTAAATTAAGTTGGAAGAATTCATCAATAGAAGAATTTATAAGCAATGAATGTAGACAATAA
- a CDS encoding helix-turn-helix transcriptional regulator produces MERIPFGTYIRQLRETQQMPLRKLAAALDIDTSTLSKIERQERYANSTMVPIIAKVFDLEYKELQIFFWKDKLLHELKEEDFIIEALEQTIEQLTKEE; encoded by the coding sequence ATGGAAAGAATTCCTTTTGGGACCTATATAAGGCAGCTGAGAGAGACGCAACAAATGCCACTTAGGAAGCTGGCTGCGGCCTTGGATATTGATACTTCTACGCTGAGCAAGATTGAGAGGCAAGAAAGATATGCCAATTCGACCATGGTGCCGATTATCGCGAAGGTTTTTGATTTGGAATATAAAGAACTCCAGATATTTTTTTGGAAGGATAAGCTACTCCATGAGTTAAAAGAAGAAGACTTCATTATAGAAGCTTTGGAGCAAACCATTGAGCAATTGACTAAAGAAGAATAG
- a CDS encoding DUF1788 domain-containing protein has protein sequence MNVDNKYRAVLDHLLEPRVHDHAGDKTICYLTFPIDQILEVKRKLNTTWISLAKNRGLEVELLSLHTVLQAFFAKDEYRIEAGEDAAEDLYEMKEVFASLGSNLDNQEIIDQAILAAQNKVGDNGILFITDLEALHPYTRFGPIEARIYNEIKVPIVVFYPGERSGSALKFLGFYPEDGNYRSDHY, from the coding sequence ATGAATGTAGACAATAAGTATAGAGCCGTTCTTGATCATCTGTTAGAGCCTCGTGTACATGATCACGCTGGGGATAAAACAATTTGCTATCTCACTTTTCCTATTGATCAAATACTGGAAGTAAAGAGAAAGCTCAACACAACATGGATTTCCTTGGCTAAAAACAGAGGGTTAGAAGTAGAGTTATTGTCACTTCATACCGTTTTACAAGCGTTCTTTGCCAAGGATGAGTATAGAATAGAAGCAGGGGAAGATGCCGCTGAAGATTTATATGAGATGAAGGAGGTGTTTGCATCACTTGGTTCTAATTTAGATAATCAGGAAATTATTGACCAGGCGATTCTTGCCGCTCAAAACAAAGTCGGTGATAACGGAATACTCTTCATTACTGATTTAGAAGCCCTGCATCCTTATACCAGATTTGGTCCTATTGAGGCAAGAATATACAATGAAATCAAAGTTCCTATTGTAGTCTTCTATCCTGGAGAGCGGTCAGGTTCAGCATTAAAATTTTTAGGATTTTATCCAGAAGACGGAAATTATAGATCAGATCATTATTAA
- a CDS encoding BrxE family protein, with protein MDNITEQILKLRIAVAQLGEINNWWKSSFFTESTSTFLDYIFPKLNNSQIIGASDLIRHVIDHKVGAHYHHLFRLGINYEEQIHRKLLSLELKNYKVEDLFDMLDEVSQGLIVRKSEGPKNIGAIQDLENEGTVQVMAAEYLSAFKNNYQVHPYLN; from the coding sequence ATGGACAATATTACTGAGCAAATCCTTAAACTAAGAATAGCTGTAGCTCAACTGGGAGAGATAAATAACTGGTGGAAAAGTTCCTTCTTCACAGAAAGTACATCCACTTTCCTAGATTATATTTTCCCTAAACTCAATAATTCCCAAATTATAGGAGCATCAGATCTAATAAGGCATGTAATTGATCATAAAGTTGGAGCACATTATCATCATCTGTTTCGACTAGGTATTAATTATGAGGAACAGATTCACCGTAAGCTTTTGTCTTTAGAATTAAAAAATTATAAAGTAGAAGACTTATTCGATATGCTTGACGAGGTTTCTCAAGGATTAATAGTCAGAAAATCAGAAGGCCCAAAAAATATAGGAGCAATACAAGATTTGGAGAATGAAGGTACTGTTCAAGTCATGGCTGCTGAATATCTTTCTGCGTTTAAAAATAATTACCAAGTACATCCATATTTAAATTAA